Proteins co-encoded in one Prunus persica cultivar Lovell chromosome G6, Prunus_persica_NCBIv2, whole genome shotgun sequence genomic window:
- the LOC18774180 gene encoding TMV resistance protein N yields MARFRHQEPSSSNSSPCRCCYDVFLSFRGKDTRKTFTDHLYAAFVEKGFPTFRDKEEVERGEGIKPELQKAIQQSRSSVIVFSKDYASSGWCLDELVFILEHKRISSDHVVLPVFYDVDPSHLRHQTGRVGEAFSWHEENQDSPNKIKQWRAALREVADLSGMVLKNEADGYESKFVNQIIREIDDKLSRMRTPFTVAPYPIGMDSRVEFINSWLQDGSTDVGILLINGVGGIGKTTIAKFAYNSNYRGFERRCFLEDVRETSKQPNGLVLLQRQFLHHIMSGREVKIHSVSEGNKKIRDAIISKPVLLVLDDVDHMKQIDAIFSMQDWFCPGSKIMITTRCAGLLRDHELSNCSVYNVETLKANESLELFSWHAFRQAHPREDWLKLSEMIADRCGGLPLALQILGSSLSGRTIDVWKSALEKLKAIPNNEILQRLRISYDALQDNPDDQNLFLHIACFFVGKRKDYIVRILDGCDFFTVVGIENLMDRCLVTVDQDEKKPLKGLALDMHMHSLNTPWGNSDEEVLETNAFARMSKLRLLHLSHVRFKGCIEEFPKGLRWLCWLEFPLKSIPSDFPLECLVYLEMPHSNLRQVFKGIKYLRSLKTVDLSHSHSLTEISSFLLVPNLERLVLEDCMSLVDVHESIVNLKNLVCLNLKGCRKIRKLPKNLFKLQSLDTLSLSGCSNLKDFLTELRKMESLKVLDVSKIPISQVFMTTTGKVNPSVGRTPNNLWSFLPRGLVHLNLLSCNLLDEAFPKDFGNLPSLKFLDLSKNPICSLPQCIRGLRGLVRLNFSNCKRLQTLEGLPRVRTFIVVGCRMLERVTFQSSSCVPLEYLSMYNPKLVEIKYPYNFVPIARCDAETIKLLGLCNLKSEGITIQMLFPCRSWEFCKIRKYPIQGLYEYGIFSTFLPGNVVPGQFSHTSRGSSISFTVPSGEDMIFLSHWSLENEVKGGDEVTVSMFMRSLFRLNEWGIQLVYKQDQEKMIAPDDDNAVPSFPSVILRHLQEFELIPRTYFLSNGPISRRIWTFGRCGESALFDDIFGDGDSNYSDQETDENVPQQGVLSRKNIQTVESLRRWLLNNRHKQAVSAHSTYPPGQYSNSTDQFRSLWIIESNLIALVVLILESKSILVDTMDICIVSHFTLLCKAVIMSFPTENVEEITQYLVANYRSSQ; encoded by the exons ATGGCTAGGTTTAGGCACCAAGAACCCTCCTCTTCcaattcttctccttgtcGATGTTGTTATGACGTGTTCTTGAGTTTCAGGGGCAAAGACACTCGAAAGACTTTCACAGACCATCTCTACGCAGCCTTTGTGGAGAAAGGCTTTCCCACGTTCCGAGACAAAGAAGAAGTTGAGAGGGGAGAAGGTATAAAGCCAGAATTGCAGAAAGCCATCCAACAGTCGCGAAGCTCTGTCattgttttttcaaaagacTACGCGTCTTCCGGATGGTGCCTTGATGAGCTTGTCTTCATCCTTGAACACAAGAGGATCTCCTCAGACCATGTAGTTTTACCAGTCTTCTACGACGTCGATCCTTCCCACTTGAGGCACCAGACAGGAAGGGTTGGAGAAGCATTTTCTTGGCACGAAGAAAATCAGGATTCACCCAACAAGATCAAACAATGGAGGGCAGCACTTAGAGAAGTTGCAGATCTATCAGGGATGGTCTTAAAAAATGAAGCTGATGG GTACGAGTCAAAGTTTGTCAACCAAATTATTAGAGAGATTGACGACAAACTAAGTCGCATGCGCACACCCTTTACAGTTGCACCCTACCCGATTGGAATGGATTCTCGAGTTGAATTTATTAATTCATGGTTACAGGATGGATCAACCGATGTTGGTATACTTTTAATTAATGGGGTTGGGGGAATTGGAAAGACAACCATTGCGAAATTTGCTTACAATTCAAACTACAGAGGATTTGAACGGCGCTGTTTCCTTGAAGATGTCAGGGAAACTTCAAAACAGCCCAATGGTTTAGTTCTACTGCAAAGACAATTCCTTCACCATATTATGAGTGGAAGAGAAGTGAAAATACATAGTGTCAGTGAGGGAAATAAAAAGATTAGAGATGCCATAATCTCTAAACCagttcttcttgttcttgatGACGTCGACCATATGAAGCAAATAGATGCAATATTTTCTATGCAAGATTGGTTTTGTCCAGGAAGTAAAATAATGATAACAACTAGGTGTGCAGGGTTGTTGAGGGATCATGAACTCTCTAATTGTTCAGTTTACAATGTTGAAACTCTGAAAGCCAATGAATCACTGGAACTCTTCAGTTGGCATGCTTTTCGACAAGCCCATCCACGTGAAGATTGGTTGAAACTTTCAGAAATGATAGCAGACCGATGCGGAGGACTTCCATTAGCTCTTCAAATTTTGGGTTCTTCTCTATCAGGGCGAACTATAGATGTGTGGAAAAGTGCACTGGAGAAATTGAAAGCTATTCCAAATAATGAAATCCTACAAAGACTCAGAATAAGCTACGATGCTTTACAGGATAACCCTGATGACCAAAATTTATTCCTTCACATTGCATGTTTCTTTGTTGGGAAGAGAAAAGATTATATTGTTAGAATACTAGACggatgtgatttcttcacagTTGTTGGCATTGAAAATCTTATGGATAGATGCTTGGTAACAGTTGATCAAGATGAGAAA AAACCATTGAAGGGCCTTGCCTTGGATATGCATATGCACTCGTTAAACACTCCTTGGGGAAACTCAGATGAGGAAGTCTTGGAAACTAATGCATTTGCAAGGATGTCCAAACTAAGACTACTCCATCTTAGTCACGTTCGATTCAAGGGTTGCATTGAAGAATTTCCGAAAGGATTAAGATGGTTGTGTTGGCTTGAATTTCCTCTGAAATCTATACCCAGTGATTTTCCTTTGGAGTGCTTGGTTTATCTTGAAATGCCTCACAGTAACTTGAGACAAGTCTTTAAGGGAATCAAG TACCTTCGCTCTTTGAAGACCGTTGATCTAAGTCATTCCCATAGCCTTACTGAAATCTCTAGCTTCTTACTGGTCCCCAATTTAGAAAGACTTGTTCTCGAAGATTGTATGAGCTTGGTTGATGTCCATGAGTCCATTGTAAACCTAAAGAATCTCGTTTGCTTGAATCTGAAAGGTTGCAGAAAGATTAGGAAGCTTCCAAAGAATCTTTTTAAGCTCCAATCACTTGATACACTTAGTCTATCTGGCTGCTCAAATCTCAAAGATTTTTTGACGGAGTTGAGGAAGATGGAGTCTTTAAAAGTGCTAGATGTTTCCAAAATTCCAATAAGTCAAGTGTTCATGACTACCACTGGAAAGGTCAACCCAAGCGTAGGGAGAACTCCAAATAATTTGTGGTCTTTCTTACCACGTGGTTTAGTACATTTAAATCTCTTGAGTTGCAATCTTCTTGATGAGGCTTTTCCCAAAGATTTTGGTAACCTACCCTCATTAAAATTCTTAGATCTaagcaaaaatccaatttgtAGCCTACCACAATGCATCCGAGGGCTTAGGGGGCTTGTTCGACTCAACTTTTCCAATTGCAAGAGGCTCCAAACACTTGAAGGGCTACCGAGAGTAAGAACTTTCATTGTGGTTGGTTGCAGGATGTTGGAAAGAGTAACATTTCAATCAAGTTCGTGCGTACCCTTAGAATATCTTAGCATGTATAACCCGAAGCTAGTTGAGATCAAATACCCGTACAACTTTGTACCTATTGCAAGATGTGATGCAGAAACAATCAAGCTTTTGGGTTTGTGCAACTTGAAATCCGAGGGAATCACCATTCAAATGTTATTCCCATGTAGGAGTTGGGAGTTTTGTAAGATCAGGAAGTATCCTATCCAg gGACTATATGAATATGGTATATTCAGCACGTTTCTTCCTGGGAATGTGGTGCCAGGCCAGTTCAGCCATACAAGTAGAGGCTCTTCAATATCATTTACCGTGCCTTCAGGAGAAGACATGATATTCTTAAGCCATTGGAGTTTGGAGAATGAAGTGAAGGGTGGTGACGAAGTCACAGTTTCAATGTTCATGAGATCCTTGTTTCGATTAAATGAGTGGGGCATCCAGCTTGTATACAAACAAGATCAGGAGAAGATGATTGCCCCAGACGACGACAATGCAGTTCCTTCTTTTCCATCTGTCATTTTAAGACATTTGCAAGAATTCGAGTTGATACCAAGAACATACTTCCTCTCCAATGGACCAATATCAAGGAGAATATGGACATTTGGACGTTGTGGGGAGTCGGCTTTGTTTGATGACATATTTGGGGATGGGGACTCAAACTACTCTGATCAAGAAACAG ACGAAAATGTGCCGCAACAAGGTGTCCTGAGCAGAAAAAATATCCAAACGGTTGAATCACTAAGAAGATGGTTGCTCAACAACCGTCACAAGCAAGCTGTCTCCGCTCATAGTACGTATCCTCCAGGTCAATATAGTAATAGTACTGACCAATTCCGCAGCTTATGGATTATAGAATCCAATTTGATAGCTTTGGTTGTCTTGATTCTTGAAAGCAAGAGTATCTTGGTTGATACCATGGACATTTGCATTGTCTCTCATTTCACATTGTTGTGTAAAGCTGTTATTATGAGTTTCCCAACTGAAAATGTGGAAGAAATAACTCAGTATCTTGTTGCAAATTACAGATCATCTCAATGA